The following proteins are co-located in the Mesorhizobium sp. M1E.F.Ca.ET.045.02.1.1 genome:
- a CDS encoding AlpA family phage regulatory protein, with the protein MASEILLTRDQLCAMLMISDTSRQRLEKNDPSFPPKLHLGMRKVAYRRADVIAWLEQQRQAALNTHHAAA; encoded by the coding sequence ATGGCTTCGGAAATCCTGCTTACCCGTGATCAGCTTTGCGCGATGCTCATGATCAGCGACACGTCCCGCCAGCGCCTCGAAAAGAACGATCCAAGCTTCCCGCCCAAGCTGCATCTGGGGATGCGAAAAGTCGCTTATCGCCGGGCCGATGTGATTGCGTGGCTTGAGCAACAGCGGCAGGCCGCGCTGAACACGCATCACGCGGCAGCGTAA
- a CDS encoding VOC family protein — translation MAKVTSHLWFEKDARQAVEFYVATIPNSAIGRTTDVAADNPSGPAGSVKIIGFVLDDQNFIALEAGPLDPFNHSFSILVELDSQAEIDRIWKAFLDNGGKPEQCGWLRDRWGLSWQIVPKILGDMAAHPDRERARRATEAMLGMVKIDVAALEKAFGE, via the coding sequence ATGGCCAAGGTCACCTCGCATCTGTGGTTCGAAAAGGACGCGCGGCAAGCGGTGGAATTCTATGTCGCCACCATTCCCAACTCGGCGATCGGCCGCACCACGGACGTGGCGGCGGACAATCCAAGCGGCCCCGCCGGCAGCGTCAAGATCATCGGATTCGTGCTCGACGACCAGAATTTCATCGCGCTCGAAGCCGGCCCGCTCGACCCGTTCAATCATTCCTTCTCGATCCTCGTCGAACTCGACAGCCAGGCCGAGATCGACCGCATCTGGAAGGCTTTTCTCGACAATGGCGGCAAGCCCGAGCAATGCGGCTGGCTGCGGGACCGCTGGGGCCTGTCGTGGCAGATCGTGCCAAAGATCCTCGGCGACATGGCCGCGCATCCGGATCGCGAGCGCGCCAGGCGCGCCACCGAGGCGATGCTGGGTATGGTCAAGATCGACGTCGCGGCGCTGGAGAAGGCGTTTGGGGAGTGA
- a CDS encoding site-specific integrase, giving the protein MATKIATIDTLNREIRTRLKAGQPNLWSHGNGLCFSLAKNGKATWVFRYTNADGRRRVMTLQAHNDPIGEREHKALELRAIELRDAVKAGRDPLAVAKPKAALATATPVNETFEQAARDYVKTHRADWKSDVHAGQWSRSLEMFVYPKLGKMLPHAISVDDVLAVLNQPHAKRGKKSTFWLTVPETADRTRQRVETVINAAKARALASNDPDTKARWINHHNPASWDILRHMLPKDNSKRGHHEAMPFADVPAFVQELRDRTDIPAKALLLTILCATRTSETRFATWDEIDLENGIWTIPADRMKAAQEHCIPLSTTAIELLKSLHRFQGHKYLFPGKHRHQPIGEMGQLDLLREMRPKQQLTVHGFRSSFRDLMAETTLHPDALVEMCLAHSQRDKTVAAYKRGSAFERRKSIMEQWANYLTVANNNEYNNKWERFIA; this is encoded by the coding sequence ATGGCAACCAAGATCGCCACAATCGACACTCTCAATCGCGAAATAAGGACGCGCCTGAAGGCCGGGCAACCGAACCTTTGGAGCCACGGCAACGGCTTGTGTTTCAGCTTGGCAAAGAACGGCAAGGCCACTTGGGTTTTCCGTTACACAAACGCGGACGGCAGACGCCGCGTCATGACCTTGCAAGCGCACAACGATCCGATTGGCGAAAGGGAACACAAAGCTTTGGAGCTTCGCGCCATAGAATTGCGCGACGCGGTTAAGGCTGGCCGCGATCCGCTGGCAGTTGCCAAACCCAAGGCGGCATTGGCAACTGCAACGCCGGTCAACGAGACATTCGAACAAGCCGCCCGCGATTACGTCAAGACCCACCGCGCCGACTGGAAATCAGATGTCCACGCCGGCCAATGGTCCCGGTCCCTTGAAATGTTTGTCTATCCAAAGCTTGGCAAGATGCTGCCGCACGCGATCAGCGTTGACGATGTACTTGCCGTGCTCAACCAACCACACGCCAAACGTGGCAAGAAATCGACGTTCTGGCTCACTGTCCCGGAGACAGCCGACAGGACTCGGCAAAGAGTGGAAACTGTAATCAACGCAGCAAAGGCGAGGGCGCTCGCCAGCAACGACCCCGACACCAAAGCAAGGTGGATCAATCACCACAACCCGGCGTCATGGGACATCCTGCGGCATATGCTGCCAAAAGACAATTCGAAGCGCGGCCACCATGAAGCAATGCCATTCGCCGACGTGCCGGCGTTCGTCCAAGAGCTTCGCGACAGAACCGACATTCCGGCCAAGGCCTTGCTGTTGACGATCCTGTGCGCCACTAGAACGTCCGAGACGCGGTTTGCCACATGGGACGAAATCGACCTTGAAAACGGCATCTGGACGATCCCTGCGGATCGTATGAAGGCGGCCCAAGAGCACTGCATTCCGTTATCGACCACCGCAATCGAACTGTTGAAAAGCCTGCATCGCTTCCAAGGCCACAAATACCTATTTCCCGGAAAGCATCGGCATCAGCCAATCGGCGAAATGGGGCAACTCGATCTGCTACGCGAAATGCGACCGAAGCAACAACTAACAGTGCATGGCTTTCGTTCGAGCTTTCGTGACCTCATGGCGGAAACCACGTTGCATCCCGACGCATTGGTTGAAATGTGCCTCGCGCATTCGCAGCGTGACAAAACCGTTGCCGCATATAAACGCGGATCGGCATTCGAACGCCGCAAATCAATCATGGAACAATGGGCAAATTATCTCACAGTCGCCAACAACAACGAATACAACAATAAATGGGAAAGATTTATTGCTTAA
- a CDS encoding OsmC family protein, translating into MDATALKAMQAPLKEAYRQDAAKAVITLRARGTLDDRSITCKVETGRALAVAGLHPATGGSGLELCSGDMLLEALVACAGVTLKAVATALEFTLGNATVVAEGDLDFRGTLGVARDAPVGFREIRLKFHLDTDEPQERIDSLLKLTERYCVVFQTINNKPALSVSAS; encoded by the coding sequence ATGGACGCGACCGCACTCAAGGCCATGCAGGCGCCGCTGAAGGAGGCTTACCGCCAGGACGCCGCCAAGGCCGTGATCACGCTCAGGGCGCGCGGAACGCTCGACGACCGGTCGATCACCTGCAAGGTGGAGACGGGCAGGGCGCTTGCCGTGGCGGGGCTGCATCCGGCCACCGGCGGCTCAGGGCTGGAGCTCTGCTCGGGCGACATGCTGCTCGAGGCGCTGGTCGCCTGCGCCGGCGTGACGCTTAAGGCGGTGGCGACGGCGCTTGAGTTCACGCTCGGCAACGCCACCGTCGTGGCCGAGGGCGATCTCGATTTTCGCGGCACGCTCGGCGTCGCCCGCGACGCGCCGGTCGGCTTCCGCGAGATCCGGCTGAAATTCCACCTCGACACCGACGAACCCCAGGAGCGCATCGATTCGCTCTTGAAGCTCACCGAGCGCTACTGCGTCGTGTTCCAGACGATCAACAACAAGCCGGCGTTGAGTGTGAGCGCCAGCTAA